AGGTGATCGTCTCCCTGGGGCTGGCCTCGGAGTACGAGATCGCCCAGGCGCTGTCGCTCCAGCTGGGGATCTCCCAGATCGACATGAAGAACACGCCGGTCGAGCCCCAGGCGATCGAGCTGATCGGGGAGAAGGTCGCCCGCAAGCACCTGATCGTCCCCATCTCCATCGACCACAAGGAACTCCACATCGCGATGGCGGACCCGCTGAGCTTCGAGGCGTTCGAGGACGTCCGCCAGCACTACCATCTCGGCTCCTCGCTCAGCACCATCGTCAAGGACATCGTGGAGGAGCGGCTGGTCGAGGTGGTGCACGAGGCCCAGGACCTGGAGGGGAAGGACCTCGAGGACCTTCGGAAGAAGAGCGAGGCGGCCCCGGTCATCCGGATGGTGAACCTGATCGTCGCCGAGGCGGTCGACCAGGGCGCCTCCGACATCCACGTCGAGCCGACGAAGACCGCGCTCCAGATCCGCAACCGGGTGGACGGCCTCATGCGCAAGTCGATGGACCTGCCGAAGTGGGTCCAGGGGGCGGTCATCTCGCGGGTGAAGATCATGGCGAAGATGGACATCGCCGAGAAGCGGCTTCCGCAGGACGGCCGGATCGGCGTCCGCGTCGGCGGACGCAGCCTCGACCTCCGGGTTTCGACCATCCCGGCCAACTACGGCGAGAAGGTGGTCATCCGGATCCTCGACTCCGCCAACGCCAACATCACGCTGGACGCCATGGGGCTGGCGCCCGCGGAGCTCTCGAAGATGGAGGACATCATCTCCCGCCCCCAGGGGATCATCCTGATCACGGGGCCCACGGGCTCGGGGAAGACGACCACCCTCTACGGCATCCTGAACAAGATCAAGTCGGTCGAGGAGAACATCACCACGATCGAGGACCCGATCGAGTACGAGCTGTCGGGGATCAACCAGATCGCGGTGCAGGAGAAGATCGGCCTCAACTTCGCGACGATGCTCCGGTCGATCCTGCGGCAGGACCCCGACATCATCATGGTGGGGGAGATGCGCGACCTGGACACCGCCTCCATCGCGGTCCAGGCGGCCTTGACCGGGCACCTGGTCCTCTCCACGATCCACACGAACAACTGCGTCGCCACGGTGACCCGCCTCCGCAACCTGGGGGTAGCCCAGCGTTCCCGTCTACCGCGGCGAGGGGTGCCCGGCGTGCGGCGGCACCGGGTACAAGGGGCGCACCGGGATCTTCGAGATCCTGGTGTTCTCCGGCCCCGTCCGGGACCTGATCGCCGGCAACGCCACCGAGAACGAGCTCCGCCAGGCGGCGATCTCCCGGGGGATGGTCACGCTGGGCCACAACGCGCTCGACAAGGTGGTCGCTGGCGTGACCACCGTGGACGAGGTGTACCGCGTCATCGAGACCGACGCGGACTTCGCGTCGGCCTGCCCGCAGTGCGCGACCCCGCTGGAGTCCGAGTTCGTGATGTGTCCGGCGTGCGGCTACTCCGTCGTCTCCACCTGCCCCGGCTGCAGGAAGACCCTCTCCCAGGAGTGGAAGTTCTGCCCCTACTGCCGCCACAACCTGCTGAAGCCGGAGTCCCGGCGCACGTTCGCGTAACCGCTCAGGGGGACACTCTTCGTTTTTGGTTCACCATCGGGACGGGGGAAGAGTGGTCCCCGCCAGCGCCGACTTCAGACGAAATGGCACGCAGCGAATCTCCCCGGGCCGACCTCCCGCAGGAGGGGGGACGCGTCCGCGCACTCCCTGCGCGCCATGAAGCAGCGCGTGCGGAAACGGCAACCCGGCGGCGGCGCCACGGGGCTGGGGATCTCCCCCGACAGGACGATCCGCTCCCGCGCGGCGTCGCCCAGCATCGGGACGGCGGACAGCAGGCTGCGGGTGTACGGGTGCAGCGGCTCCCGGAACAGCTCCGCCGCGGGCCCCAACTCCATGATCTTCCCCAGGTACATCACCGCGACCGTCTCGCTCACGTGGCGGATCACCCGCAGGTCGTGGGAGACGAACAGGTACGCCATCCCGAACTCTTCCTGAAGGTCCTGCATCAGGTTCAGGATCTGCGCCTGGACCGAGACGTCGAGGGCGGACACCGGCTCGTCGGCCACCACGAGCTTGGGGGACAGCGCGATCGCCCGCGCGATGCCGATCCGCTGGCGCTGCCCTCCCGAGAATTCGTGCGGGTACTTCTCTCCCGCCTCCGCGGTCAACCCGACCCGCACCAGCAGCCGGGAGGCGCGCTCCCGGAGATCCGCCCCTTTCGCGACGCCGTGGACGAGCCACCCCTCCCCCACGATGTCCCGGACCTTCATCCGGGGATTCAGCGAGGAGTACGGATCCTGGAAGACGATCTGCATTCCCCGGCGGGTGGTCCGCAGCTCCTCGCCGGAGAGGCGGGTGATGTCCACTCCGTCGAACCGGATCTCTCCCGCGTCCGGGTCGAGAAGCCGGATCGCGAGGCGTCCCAGCGTGGTCTTGCCGCACCCCGACTCGCCCACGAGGCCGAGCGTCCTCCCCGCCGGCAACGAGAGCGATACGCCGTCCACGGCGTGGACGCGGACCTCCTCCGAAGAGAAGAACGACTTCCGGACGGCGAACGTCTTGTAGACGTTCCGAAGGGACAGGAGCGCTCCGTCCGCGTCCGGGCGGTAGAGGCCGCCGCTCATCGTCTTGCTCCTCCCCGCGCGGCGCGCTGGTGATGGCACGCCGCGAAATGGCCCGGCGAATATTCGAACGGCGGCGGGTCCTCGCGGTCGCACACGGAGAGGGCGTCCCCTCCCTCCCCGGAGCGGAATTTCGCCAGGGCCGCCTGCCGGTACGGGCACCGGTCGGCGAACGGGCACCCCGGAGGCGCCGCGGACAGGTCCGGGACCGCGCCGGGGATCGACGGGAGCCGCCCCTCCCCCGTCCGCTTCCCGGGGAGGGAGGCGAGCAGCCCGGTCGTGTAAGGGTGGATCGGATCGGAGAACAGCTCCCGCGTCGGGGCCATCTCCACGATCCTTCCGAGGTACATGATCGCGGTGCGGTCCGCGAATTCGTTCACCACCCCGAGGTCGTGGGTGATCAGGAGGACCGCCATCCCCTCCCGCTCCCGCAACTCCCGGAGCAGGTCCAGGATCTGCGCCTGGATCGTCACGTCGAGCGCCGTCGTGGGCTCGTCCGCGATCAGAAGCGACGGGGAGAGGGCCAGCGCCATGGCGATCATCGCCCGCTGCCGCATCCCTCCGCTCATCTGGTGGGGATAGTCGCGCGCGCGGCGTTCCGGATCGGGCACGTGGACCTTCCGGAGCCACTCCACCGCCCGGTCCGCGGCCTCCCGCTTCCCGCACACCCGATGGGCCGTGAACACCTCCGCCACCTGGGCCCCGACCGTCAGCACCGGGTTCAGGGACGACATCGGCTCCTG
Above is a window of Deltaproteobacteria bacterium DNA encoding:
- a CDS encoding zinc ribbon domain-containing protein; translated protein: MFSGPVRDLIAGNATENELRQAAISRGMVTLGHNALDKVVAGVTTVDEVYRVIETDADFASACPQCATPLESEFVMCPACGYSVVSTCPGCRKTLSQEWKFCPYCRHNLLKPESRRTFA
- a CDS encoding ATP-binding cassette domain-containing protein; the protein is MSGGLYRPDADGALLSLRNVYKTFAVRKSFFSSEEVRVHAVDGVSLSLPAGRTLGLVGESGCGKTTLGRLAIRLLDPDAGEIRFDGVDITRLSGEELRTTRRGMQIVFQDPYSSLNPRMKVRDIVGEGWLVHGVAKGADLRERASRLLVRVGLTAEAGEKYPHEFSGGQRQRIGIARAIALSPKLVVADEPVSALDVSVQAQILNLMQDLQEEFGMAYLFVSHDLRVIRHVSETVAVMYLGKIMELGPAAELFREPLHPYTRSLLSAVPMLGDAARERIVLSGEIPSPVAPPPGCRFRTRCFMARRECADASPLLREVGPGRFAACHFV
- a CDS encoding ABC transporter ATP-binding protein — protein: MMSNTLLDVRDLRLSFATEKGAVRALFGVSFPVAAGETVGLVGESGCGKTITALSILRLLQSPPAIVEGGEILLRGENLLSVPEKRMCGVRGKEISMIFQEPMSSLNPVLTVGAQVAEVFTAHRVCGKREAADRAVEWLRKVHVPDPERRARDYPHQMSGGMRQRAMIAMALALSPSLLIADEPTTALDVTIQAQILDLLRELREREGMAVLLITHDLGVVNEFADRTAIMYLGRIVEMAPTRELFSDPIHPYTTGLLASLPGKRTGEGRLPSIPGAVPDLSAAPPGCPFADRCPYRQAALAKFRSGEGGDALSVCDREDPPPFEYSPGHFAACHHQRAARGGARR